The following nucleotide sequence is from Verrucomicrobiota bacterium.
AGATTTATGGCGTCGAAAGGTGCATTCCAGCTTCTGCCTCCGGCTGTAATAGAATCCCCGATATATGCATCGGAGAGCCCATTAATCTTCCCTTTCCAGTTCGTGACCATCTGTATCGCTATAAAGCGAACATATTCACTCTTGGTGAAGACAAACATCACAGGCACCGTGAGTAGAATATATGCTACGGTGATGAATGTCAGAATTCGTTTTGTTTTCTTCATTTCCCTTGCCGAACAGTATTGATTCGCATCACCTCAAGAGGTGATATCCGAGAATCAAATTTCAGTCGAAGCTGCCTTGCAAACCTTGTGATTTCAAGGATTCATTTACGATATCGCGCGTCTATCTGGTAGGCTGGGCGGGGTGATTTTAGGGGTGGGTGTCTTGGCTGATATCAGGCTGCATTCTCAGAAAAAGCACTCTTTCGGACACTTCAATATTCAGGGTTCAAAATCCGGGGAGATTGCCCTATCTTCCTGCCTGCCTTTTTCCGATCACTTCCGCGAAGTCGGAGACGGCGCGGCTCGGGGCAGGGTTTATTTTCCTTGCAGGGATTGGTAGAGCGCAAACGTCTTCTGGGCGATGGCCTGCCAACTGAAAACCTCGATGGCGCGGTGGCGCCCTGCTTCGGCCATGCGGGCGCGCAGTGTCTCATCGCTCAAGCAGGCATTGATTTTTTCGGCCAAGTCTTTCGAGAACTGTTCGGGGTGAAGCGCCTCAAAGGGACTCTCTTTCTCCTGTTCCACCGGCACGAGAAATCCTGTGATCCCATCCAAGACGACTTCCTTGATCCCCCCAACCGCGCTCGCCACGACCGCGGTGCCACAGGCCATGGCTTCCAAGTTGATGATTCCAAAAGGCTCGTAGATAGAGGGACAACAGAAGACCGCTGCGTGGGAGTAGAGGGCAATTTTAGTTCGATTGTCTACCATTTTCTGCAACCAAAAGACCCCGTCCCGCTCCGCTTGGACCGCGGCCACAGCTTGCTTCATTTCTTCGGCGATTTCCGGGGTGTCCGGGGCCCCAGCACAGAGGACCACTTGATACCCAGGGGTCAGGTCTCGGATCGCTCGCACGAGGTGGATGATGCCTTTTTGGCGGGTGATGCGCCCCACAAAGAGGATGTAGGGGTGCTCGGGATCGATGCCAAAACCTTGGATGATTTCGGGCGCTTGGATTGGTTGGTATTCTTGGGGGTCGATCCCGTTGTAGATCACGTGGATCTTCTCGGGATCGACTTCGAAGTGTTCCAAAACATCTTTTTTGGTGCCTTCAGAAACCGCCACGACCGCGTCCGCCATTTCAATGGCCGTCTTTTCCACCCAACGGCTGCAATCATAGCCCCCGCCGAGTTGCTCTCGCTTCCAGGGGCGCAACGGCTCCAACGAATGAGTCGTCAATACCATCGGGATGCCGTAGTTGAGCTTGGCCAGGATGCCTCCAAAATGAGTATACCAGGTGTGGAGGTGCACGACATCCGCATCCACGGCCTTTGTGTTGAACTGAAGACACTGATCGAGCGCGCCAAAGACTGATTGCAAGGCCGCTGGCGCCGTCCAACCTTTCTTGCGTGCTAGGAACCCTTGCACCTGAAATCCGAGCCCCGTTTCCTGCTGCTCGCCAAAGCAGCGCACCTCCACCTGGCACAGCTTGGCCATTTCGCGCGTCAGGTAGTCTACATGCACCCCTGCGCCCCCATAGATGTTCGGCGGAAATTCGTTGGTCAGGTAGAGGGCTTTCATGACTTCATGCTGCCGACAAACCAGCCCCGGTCAAAAGGCCGTTTTGAGGCTGACAATCCAACCCCGACTTTGTATAGCTAAGAATCATGCATCGAATCGTTTCGCTCTTTTTCCCTCTGGCGGCCCTAGCCACACTTCTGGCCTGCACGACTGTCCAAGATACGGGTCGCAAGCAGCTCATCTTGACCCCCGCCTCCCAGGAAAATAAGATGGGAGTGAGCCAGTTCAATAACTACAAGAAGAGCAAACGAGTCTCCAGCAATGCCAGCTACAATGGCCGACTGCGCTCGGTCGCTCGTCGCTTGGAGCCCATTTTTCAAAGGCGGATGCCCGGCTCCCAGTGGGAGTTTGTGGTCTTCGAAGACCAGACGCCCAATGCCTTCGCCTTGCCCGGCGGGAAGGTCGGAATTCATACGGGCATGTTTCAGCTAGTCCAAAACGATGCCCAGTTGGCGGCCGTCATTGGCCATGAGGTCGGCCACGTCGTGGCCCGCCACGGAGGCGAGCGCATGACAAGCCAACTCCTCGGGGCCGCCGCCACCATTCTGACGGGCGTGGCCATGCGAGACGCGGCCGCGACCCAGCGCAACACCACCGTGGCGGCCGTCGGGGCGGCCTCCACCTTGGGCGTTCTCAGGTTTAGTCGTAGTCAAGAACTGGAAGCGGACCAGCTGGGCGCCCTCTACATGGCCCAAGCTGGCTATGATCCTCGCCAATCGATCGAGCTGTGGAAGCGCATGGCCGCCTACCGCCAGCGCGCGGGAGGAGGGAAGAAGGTTCCCGCTTACTTTAGCACCCACCCTTCGGACGAGCAGCGCATCCAGCGTTTGCGAGCCTTCATGCCGGAGGCCATGGCCCAATGGCGAGGGTGAGCCTTCCTCTGAAAGACAGCTTGCGTCGGGACATGGGCGAGCGTCTGCGGGCGCTTTCCGCCCAAGAGCGGGATCGGCAGTCGCGATTGATCGCTTCGGCCCTCGCTCACGAAGTCTCGCTCGACTCTCCTTCCCTGGTGGCCGCTTACCTGCCGCTTCCGAGCGAGCCCGACCCCCGCCACTGGCTCCTCCCCTCCGGAGCCAGCTGGGCGCTTAGCCGGGTGGTCTACCCGGACCAACTCCGTTTTCATGACGTAGGCGCCAGCCTTCCAGATCGACCTCCCGGAGCGCTCGGCGTGGGCGAGGCCGACCCCGATCAGGACCTCGAAGTCCCCGCCGAGGCGCTCACTCTGGTCCTGGTGCCAGGCCTGGCTTTTGATCCCGCCACGGGGCACCGACTGGGTCGGGGGCGCGGTTGCTACGACCGCTTTCTCGCTTCCCTCCCGCCCCACACCCCCAGGGTGGGCTTGGCCTTCGATGTCCAATTGCTTCCGAAAAT
It contains:
- the glgA gene encoding glycogen synthase, which translates into the protein MKALYLTNEFPPNIYGGAGVHVDYLTREMAKLCQVEVRCFGEQQETGLGFQVQGFLARKKGWTAPAALQSVFGALDQCLQFNTKAVDADVVHLHTWYTHFGGILAKLNYGIPMVLTTHSLEPLRPWKREQLGGGYDCSRWVEKTAIEMADAVVAVSEGTKKDVLEHFEVDPEKIHVIYNGIDPQEYQPIQAPEIIQGFGIDPEHPYILFVGRITRQKGIIHLVRAIRDLTPGYQVVLCAGAPDTPEIAEEMKQAVAAVQAERDGVFWLQKMVDNRTKIALYSHAAVFCCPSIYEPFGIINLEAMACGTAVVASAVGGIKEVVLDGITGFLVPVEQEKESPFEALHPEQFSKDLAEKINACLSDETLRARMAEAGRHRAIEVFSWQAIAQKTFALYQSLQGK
- a CDS encoding M48 family metallopeptidase, with the protein product MHRIVSLFFPLAALATLLACTTVQDTGRKQLILTPASQENKMGVSQFNNYKKSKRVSSNASYNGRLRSVARRLEPIFQRRMPGSQWEFVVFEDQTPNAFALPGGKVGIHTGMFQLVQNDAQLAAVIGHEVGHVVARHGGERMTSQLLGAAATILTGVAMRDAAATQRNTTVAAVGAASTLGVLRFSRSQELEADQLGALYMAQAGYDPRQSIELWKRMAAYRQRAGGGKKVPAYFSTHPSDEQRIQRLRAFMPEAMAQWRG
- a CDS encoding 5-formyltetrahydrofolate cyclo-ligase, producing MSLPLKDSLRRDMGERLRALSAQERDRQSRLIASALAHEVSLDSPSLVAAYLPLPSEPDPRHWLLPSGASWALSRVVYPDQLRFHDVGASLPDRPPGALGVGEADPDQDLEVPAEALTLVLVPGLAFDPATGHRLGRGRGCYDRFLASLPPHTPRVGLAFDVQLLPKIPHEPHDVPLDAIASPSGLQWIQRQ